One region of Chryseobacterium sp. SORGH_AS_0447 genomic DNA includes:
- a CDS encoding fibronectin type III domain-containing protein — MKKFLLTCMMSLGVGLSAQTNIAGYSFTKSTGTTYTPITGGTVFASGTYDNTVSSAITLSSPFPFGGTTVTTCYISTNGFITFGAAPLNYTYTPLSTLDTGTLGAVSAFGQDAGTDPTTNTTAAPEIRYQDLGTEFVVQYKDHANYYNRSTEKLNFQIHLVYATGEINIVYGNNTNPGTASTGSTTPQVGIRGNSVTYASNVNNLMVGNVPAGTTCDWSKAVTGNANSSTMLFSGTTNVNVKIPTGLKYTWTPGTQLPVRTFAATTAVTNNGATLSWTAPTGATAYNIQYRVLGSCDWTNFSGNPVSATTATLTGLAQNTTYQVQVQALNGSAQSIYSNIPNLAGTGNGYATAGSFTTVANCPSVVTALTSSNVSTTAATIGWTAPSSPPANGYEYYYSTSSTAPGNSTTASGSTAAGVVSANLSGLTSATQYYFWVRTNCNGTDKGSWVGSSTFTTSCNPFQVPYSENFDTTSTGSSTNTNAPTCWKYLEPSGWAGYGYVSSSYYTSAPNGYYIYSDAASTGGGMLVSPLTTNLMSGSNRVRFKANAGGSGYTMEVGTLSDPNDATTFVAIGSPIALTTTFTQYAVNIPSGTNQYIAFRHSGGGTYRSIRFDDISVEPIPSCLEVSGLASSNVSALQATISWTAPASAPANGYDIYYSTTNTAPVSTTTPTVSANAATSYNVTGLSPSTTYYVWVRSNCSSTDKSMWTGSISFTTTSFCPVVTAPVASAQGLSTTPTITWNTMTDAAGYRLTVGTTSGGTDVLNNVDLGNVTSYTFTTPLAANTKYYYVVNAYAGGTVSSSCTIRNFTTACSSSITSLPWTENFDSLTTIGSQIAPSCWVVNSGTKSWTSMNASSTTYNAPKSAPNYMTLEYGSTNPSQLWTPRFQLTANTPYTFSFYYNTNGTTSSYIGFTGNVVVNTTQSMTGATDLGTFISATQGTTAYTQYTVSFTPTVSGTYSFGLNVSSTFSPWYLGVDDFSLTQGTLGTAEIASKDKNIKVYPNPFSDVLNISDISNVKNILVTDVAGRLVKTISTPSSELHLGELQQGMYLVTLEMKDGTKQTIKTIKK, encoded by the coding sequence ATGAAGAAATTTCTACTCACGTGTATGATGTCCTTAGGAGTAGGGCTGTCTGCACAGACTAACATTGCTGGTTATTCTTTTACAAAGAGTACGGGCACTACGTATACTCCTATAACGGGTGGGACCGTTTTTGCTTCAGGAACCTATGATAATACTGTTTCTTCTGCAATTACACTTAGCTCACCTTTTCCATTTGGTGGGACTACTGTTACAACCTGTTATATCAGTACGAATGGATTTATAACTTTTGGTGCTGCGCCGTTAAACTACACCTATACACCATTATCAACACTTGATACCGGTACATTAGGTGCTGTTTCTGCTTTCGGGCAAGACGCAGGAACGGATCCTACAACCAATACAACCGCTGCTCCTGAAATCAGATACCAGGATCTGGGAACTGAATTTGTGGTTCAGTATAAGGATCATGCTAACTATTATAATAGATCTACTGAAAAATTAAATTTTCAGATTCATCTAGTATATGCAACAGGGGAAATTAATATTGTTTATGGAAACAATACAAATCCGGGAACTGCATCAACCGGCAGCACGACACCTCAAGTAGGTATAAGAGGGAATTCTGTAACGTATGCTTCAAACGTAAATAACCTCATGGTTGGTAATGTGCCAGCCGGAACAACGTGTGATTGGTCGAAAGCCGTAACCGGTAATGCGAATTCAAGCACCATGCTTTTTTCGGGAACGACTAATGTTAATGTTAAAATCCCAACAGGCTTAAAATATACCTGGACTCCGGGAACCCAGCTACCTGTAAGAACTTTTGCTGCTACTACAGCAGTTACCAATAATGGGGCAACCCTGAGCTGGACGGCTCCTACCGGCGCAACGGCTTACAATATCCAATACAGAGTTTTAGGAAGCTGTGACTGGACAAATTTCAGCGGAAATCCTGTTTCAGCAACTACGGCTACACTTACAGGTTTAGCGCAAAATACGACTTACCAAGTACAGGTACAAGCTTTAAACGGATCTGCACAATCCATATATTCCAATATACCGAATCTGGCAGGTACAGGTAACGGATATGCGACAGCAGGATCTTTTACTACTGTAGCTAATTGCCCAAGTGTAGTAACAGCACTGACTTCCTCAAATGTCTCCACCACCGCGGCAACAATTGGGTGGACGGCTCCTTCTTCTCCACCTGCTAATGGATATGAATATTATTATAGTACCTCATCTACAGCTCCCGGTAACTCTACAACAGCTTCCGGATCAACTGCTGCAGGTGTGGTTTCAGCGAATTTATCAGGTTTAACTTCTGCTACTCAATATTACTTCTGGGTAAGAACAAACTGTAACGGAACCGATAAAGGTTCGTGGGTAGGATCATCTACATTTACGACCTCATGTAATCCTTTCCAAGTACCATATTCAGAGAATTTTGATACTACTTCTACAGGATCTTCAACAAATACCAATGCACCTACATGTTGGAAGTATCTTGAACCTTCTGGTTGGGCAGGATATGGATATGTGTCAAGCTCATATTACACCTCAGCACCTAACGGTTATTATATTTATAGTGATGCTGCATCTACAGGTGGAGGTATGCTTGTTTCTCCTTTGACTACCAATTTAATGAGCGGTTCGAACAGGGTTCGTTTCAAAGCAAATGCAGGTGGTTCCGGATATACAATGGAAGTAGGTACACTGTCTGATCCAAACGACGCTACTACATTTGTAGCCATTGGTAGCCCTATAGCTCTAACAACTACATTTACACAATATGCTGTGAACATTCCTTCAGGAACAAATCAATATATTGCCTTCAGACATTCCGGAGGTGGAACTTACAGATCCATTCGTTTTGATGATATTAGCGTTGAGCCTATCCCTTCATGTTTAGAAGTTTCCGGCTTAGCATCATCAAATGTTTCTGCATTGCAGGCGACTATCAGCTGGACTGCACCTGCTTCAGCACCAGCTAATGGATATGATATTTATTATAGTACGACCAATACTGCTCCTGTGTCCACTACAACCCCTACAGTTAGTGCGAATGCTGCAACCTCTTACAATGTCACAGGGCTTTCACCTTCAACTACCTATTATGTTTGGGTAAGATCAAACTGTAGTTCAACAGATAAAAGTATGTGGACAGGATCTATTTCCTTCACAACAACTTCGTTCTGTCCTGTTGTTACAGCGCCTGTAGCCTCTGCTCAGGGATTATCCACAACTCCTACTATTACATGGAATACAATGACGGATGCTGCAGGATATAGGTTAACCGTAGGAACAACTTCAGGAGGAACTGATGTACTGAATAATGTAGATCTTGGAAATGTAACTTCTTATACATTCACGACTCCATTGGCTGCAAATACAAAATATTATTATGTTGTTAACGCTTATGCAGGAGGTACCGTATCTTCATCTTGTACAATTCGAAACTTTACCACTGCTTGTAGCAGCTCGATAACGAGTTTGCCTTGGACTGAGAATTTTGACAGTTTAACTACAATAGGTTCGCAAATAGCACCATCTTGCTGGGTAGTTAATTCGGGTACAAAATCGTGGACTTCCATGAATGCTTCCTCGACAACATATAATGCCCCTAAGTCTGCTCCAAATTATATGACGCTTGAATATGGATCAACGAATCCAAGTCAATTGTGGACACCTCGTTTCCAGTTGACAGCAAACACGCCATATACCTTCTCATTCTACTATAATACAAATGGTACAACATCCAGTTATATAGGATTTACAGGTAATGTAGTAGTAAATACCACTCAGAGTATGACAGGTGCCACAGATCTTGGAACATTTATTTCTGCAACTCAGGGAACCACTGCTTACACGCAATATACCGTTAGCTTTACGCCGACTGTGAGTGGAACATATAGTTTTGGATTAAATGTTTCTTCAACGTTCAGTCCTTGGTATTTGGGTGTTGACGACTTTAGTTTAACACAAGGAACTTTAGGCACTGCTGAGATTGCTTCTAAAGATAAAAATATCAAAGTGTATCCTAATCCATTCTCCGACGTGTTGAATATCTCAGATATTTCCAATGTGAAAAACATTCTGGTAACCGATGTTGCAGGAAGACTGGTTAAAACCATCAGTACTCCTTCTTCTGAGCTTCATTTGGGAGAATTGCAACAGGGAATGTATTTGGTAACTTTAGAAATGAAAGATGGTACTAAGCAAACCATAAAAACCATTAAGAAATAA
- a CDS encoding T9SS type A sorting domain-containing protein: MTKFLLSCLLFLSMSLPAQINLGTGSTNVGVAPISTYYGYSYVQQIFTKQEINANAAGNITGLKFYLNPSASLTNSSQWVVYLGMTTKSSFVSDSDWIPSSQLTQVFSGTVTNANGVISITFPTPFAYNNVSNLLVAAEENSAGYDDNDYDEAMYVYPGAQNSTLWFRNDYTDPSPASPPTTANRAAYKSVITFDGLAPNPVPACPLVTYPSNNSTYVPLSPTITWGNVSGATSYKVSIGTTLGGTNVANQVSVTTNSYTPSSPLAASTNYYLKVTSVGSGGESAGCSEVMFTTVPPPPANDDCAAAVALTVNPDLNCGTVTSGYTLGATDSNVDPAPCYGTADDDVWYKFTATATRHKISLLNVVSAGTINSTDTYFQVFSGGCGALSSMLCSDPNSGTVTGLTVGQTYWVRVYSYGGAGENQGFNICVGTYPPPPANDECSGALTATSFPYTYVQNDGGGATNNGGFITACSTSGMNDGTWFKFTGDGDTFNISVTMPAGSDFDPKIGVFSGNCSSLVCEGSMDIAGSGGSEIISIPTLTGNTYYVNVGYYSDYTDEPEGAFTINISKGTLGTSDVKANSKNTIKLYPNPFSEVLNISDIAKVKSVSVSDASGRLVKTIDNPSSELHLGELKQGMYMVTLLMKDGSKQTIKAIKK; the protein is encoded by the coding sequence ATGACAAAATTTCTACTTTCATGCTTATTATTTCTAAGTATGAGTCTTCCCGCTCAGATCAATCTGGGAACAGGAAGCACCAATGTTGGAGTGGCTCCCATAAGTACCTATTATGGGTATTCTTATGTACAGCAGATCTTCACCAAGCAGGAAATCAATGCCAATGCGGCAGGAAACATTACGGGACTTAAATTTTATCTTAACCCGTCAGCTTCGCTCACCAATTCTTCTCAATGGGTAGTTTACTTGGGAATGACGACAAAATCGTCTTTTGTATCAGATTCAGACTGGATTCCATCTTCTCAGCTTACGCAGGTGTTTTCCGGAACGGTAACGAATGCAAACGGAGTAATCAGCATTACTTTCCCTACACCATTTGCTTATAACAATGTTTCCAATCTTTTGGTAGCAGCAGAAGAAAATTCTGCAGGGTATGATGACAATGATTACGATGAAGCGATGTATGTTTATCCGGGTGCACAGAATTCGACACTTTGGTTCAGAAATGACTATACCGATCCTAGCCCGGCTTCTCCGCCGACAACAGCTAACAGGGCTGCTTACAAATCGGTCATTACATTTGACGGTCTTGCTCCGAATCCTGTTCCTGCCTGTCCTCTTGTAACTTATCCTTCTAATAATTCAACCTATGTACCTTTAAGTCCAACCATTACGTGGGGAAATGTATCCGGTGCAACAAGTTATAAAGTTTCCATTGGAACAACTCTGGGAGGAACTAACGTAGCGAACCAGGTATCGGTTACAACCAACAGTTATACCCCTTCATCTCCGTTGGCTGCCTCAACCAATTATTATCTTAAAGTAACATCTGTAGGCTCAGGAGGAGAATCTGCAGGATGTAGTGAAGTAATGTTTACCACAGTGCCACCACCACCGGCTAATGATGATTGTGCCGCGGCCGTTGCACTTACGGTAAATCCTGACCTTAACTGCGGAACGGTAACTTCAGGCTATACCCTGGGTGCGACAGATTCCAATGTAGATCCGGCTCCTTGCTATGGAACAGCGGACGATGATGTATGGTATAAATTTACAGCAACTGCCACCAGACATAAAATCTCTCTTCTAAATGTTGTTTCTGCCGGAACTATTAATAGTACGGATACATATTTTCAAGTATTTAGCGGAGGATGTGGTGCATTATCCAGCATGTTGTGTTCAGATCCCAATTCCGGGACGGTAACAGGGCTTACAGTGGGCCAAACCTATTGGGTGAGGGTATACAGTTATGGTGGAGCAGGAGAAAATCAGGGCTTCAATATTTGCGTGGGAACTTATCCTCCTCCTCCGGCAAATGATGAGTGTTCAGGAGCGCTTACCGCGACATCATTCCCTTATACTTATGTGCAGAATGATGGTGGCGGAGCAACCAATAATGGAGGCTTTATAACAGCATGCAGCACCAGTGGAATGAATGACGGAACCTGGTTTAAGTTCACAGGAGATGGTGATACATTTAATATTTCTGTAACGATGCCGGCAGGAAGTGATTTTGATCCTAAAATCGGTGTTTTCAGCGGAAACTGTTCGTCATTGGTTTGTGAAGGCTCTATGGATATTGCAGGAAGTGGAGGTAGTGAAATAATTTCTATTCCTACTTTGACAGGAAATACGTATTATGTAAATGTAGGATACTACAGCGATTACACTGACGAGCCTGAAGGAGCATTTACAATCAACATCAGCAAAGGAACATTGGGAACATCTGATGTAAAAGCAAACTCTAAAAACACGATCAAACTTTACCCGAACCCTTTTAGTGAAGTACTGAATATCTCGGATATTGCTAAGGTGAAGTCTGTTTCTGTTTCGGATGCTTCCGGAAGATTGGTGAAAACAATAGATAATCCTTCTTCTGAACTCCATTTGGGAGAATTGAAGCAGGGAATGTATATGGTAACTCTTTTGATGAAAGACGGTTCCAAACAAACCATTAAAGCCATTAAAAAGTAA